In Puntigrus tetrazona isolate hp1 chromosome 18, ASM1883169v1, whole genome shotgun sequence, one genomic interval encodes:
- the LOC122363112 gene encoding zinc-binding protein A33-like isoform X1, giving the protein MDQEGSFTMEDLQCPACCEVFEIPVTLSCNHSFCKTCVQTHWGRMGTRQCPLCRRTERSSRPPINLRLKLATDVFKKKPEQFMAKSVERCSRHNEQLKLFCRKDAELICITCTSSRSHKNHEYCPIAEAASDIMKELINRYNPLKKQLTTVEKLKESLVELETYIQKQAAETAAEVKQEYEKLHKILREEETARLIVLENERKSKTAVVREKLEEVNKSIKELSDITIYIDPIIIADDLTFLKEILQAVVSPDIGNDSQECKEAIKRTSYTAHETEYPKKALIDVLQYLGSLKHGVWKRMERDVHFSSVNFDPNTAHPNFFIKDELTTISYGKKQQLPDNPERCTSRMSVLAANGFESGKQRWDVEVAYSKEWYIGVARESIKRKTTVFINPKEGFWVISNNEESYWAQTSPRTRLTLKAPPQVITVELDYDKGKVSFSDAADGGSIYTFKCKFNERIFPYFATGIKEGSTLKICAF; this is encoded by the exons ATGGATCAAGAAGGTTCTTTCACTATGGAGGACCTACAGTGTCCTGCGTGCTGTGAGGTCTTCGAGATCCCAGTCACACTGAGTTGCAATCATAGCTTCTGCAAGACCTGCGTTCAGACACACTGGGGCCGTATGGGAACACGGCAGTGTCCTCTGTGCCGCCGTACAGAACGCTCATCCAGGCCTCCGATCAATTTGCGTCTAAAGCTAGCTACGGATGTCTTCAAAAAAAAGCCGGAGCAGTTCATGGCAAAATCGGTGGAGCGTTGCTCAAGACACAACGAGCAATTGAAGCTTTTTTGTCGGAAAGACGCAGAACTTATCTGCATTACTTGCACGTCATCAAGGAGTCACAAAAATCACGAGTACTGCCCGATTGCTGAAGCAGCATCAGACATAATG AAAGAGCTCATAAATAGGTACAACCCTTTGAAAAAACAACTAACCACCGTCGAAAAGTTAAAGGAGAGCTTGGTGGAACTGGAAACGTACATACAG AAACAAGCTGCTGAAACTGCTGCAGAAGTAAAGCAAGAGTATGAAAAGTTACATAAAATCCTGAGGGAGGAGGAAACAGCTCGACTCATTGTACTtgaaaatgagagaaagagcAAGACTGCAGTTGTGAGAGAGAAACTGGAGGAGGTCAATAAAAGCATCAAAGAGCTCTCTGACATCACCATATACATAGATCCCATCATAATAGCAGATGATCTGACATTTCTAAAG GAAATTCTCCAAGCTGTCGTTAGCCCAGATATAGGGAATGATTCACAG GAATGTAAGGAGGCAATAAAACG GACTAGCTACACTGCTCATGAAACAGAATATCCAAAAAAGGCACTCATAGATGTGCTTCAGTACCTTGGATCATTAAAGCATGGGGTCTGGAAAAGAATGGAAAGAGATGTACACTTCT CCTCTGTCAATTttgatccaaacacagcacatcCTAACTTCTTCATCAAAGATGAACTCACCACCATCAGCTATGGGAAAAAACAGCAACTTCCAGACAACCCTGAACGCTGCACGAGCCGCATGTCAGTACTCGCTGCTAACGGTTTTGAGTCAGGAAAGCAGCGCTGGGATGTAGAGGTGGCATACAGCAAAGAGTGGTACATCGGGGTGGCACGAGAGTCAATAAAAAGGAAGACAACAGTTTTTATCAACCCAAAAGAGGGTTTCTGGGTAATTTCAAACAATGAGGAATCCTACTGGGCTCAGACATCTCCTCGCACACGACTAACCCTGAAAGCCCCCCCACAGGTCATCACGGTTGAACTGGACTATGATAAAGGAAAGGTTTCCTTTTCTGACGCTGCAGATGGTGGCAGTATTTACACgtttaaatgtaagtttaaTGAGAGAATCTTCCCTTACTTTGCCACTGGTATAAAAGAGGGGAGCACGCTTAAAAtctgtgcattttaa
- the rapsn gene encoding 43 kDa receptor-associated protein of the synapse: MVIFMRDFVAEMGQDQTKQQIEKGLKLYQSNDTEKALYVWMKVLRKTSDPGGKFRVLGCLITAHSEMGKYKEMLQYSLAQINTAREMEDPDYLTEGYLNLARSNEKLCEFQKTVSYCETCLNMQGTTVSLQLNGQVCLSMGNAYLGLSVFQKALVSYEKALRYAHNNDDKMLECRVCCSLGNFYIQLKDYEKALFFPCKAAELVNDYGKGWSLKYRAMSQYHMSVAYRKLMRLADAMECCEESMKIALQHGDRPLQALCLLNFADIHRCQKDVDKAFPRYESSMCIMSEIGNRLGQASIYVGVGKCWILQKEYDKALDSLQRAHDLAEATGNKLCILKMHSLCESIYRCKEQQDELREQVVKFLQCVEELELYCGMCGESIGEKNQQLQALPCSHIFHLKCLQTNGTKGCPKCHRSSVKLGFV; the protein is encoded by the exons ATGGTTATTTTTATGAGGGACTTTGTAGCAGAAATGGGTCAGGACCAAACCAAACAGCAGATTGAGAAAGGACTGAAGCTTTATCAGTCAAATGATACAGAAAAGGCTTTATATGTCTGGATGAAAGTGTTAAGGAAGACATCTGATCCTGGGGGGAAGTTTCGAGTTTTAGGTTGTCTGATCACAGCACATTCTGAAATGGGGAAATACAAGGAGATGCTGCAG TACTCCCTAGCTCAGATAAACACAGCAAGAGAGATGGAGGATCCGGACTACCTGACGGAGGGCTACCTGAACCTGGCACGCAGCAATGAGAAGCTTTGTGAATTCCAGAAGACAGTCTCATATTGTGAGACCTGCTTAAACATGCAGGGCACCACCGTAAGCCTACAGCTCAACGGGCAAGTGTGTTTGAGCATGGGCAATGCCTATCTGGGTCTTAGCGTTTTCCAAAAGGCCTTAGTGAGCTATGAGAAGGCCCTGCGATACGCTCATAACAATGATGACAAGATGCTGGAGTGCCGGGTCTGCTGCAGTTTGGGCAACTTCTACATCCAGCTTAAG GATTATGAGAAAGCACTCTTCTTTCCTTGCAAAGCAGCTGAGCTCGTGAATGACTATGGCAAAGGTTGGAGTCTCAAGTACCGTGCCATGAGCCAGTACCATATGTCGGTGGCCTACAGGAAGCTGATGCGCTTAGCAGATGCGATGGAATGCTGTGAG GAATCAATGAAGATTGCACTGCAGCATGGAGATCGTCCTCTTCAGGCACTGTGTCTGCTTAACTTTGCTGATATTCATCGCTGTCAAAAGGATGTTGAT AAAGCATTCCCTCGCTATGAGTCCTCCATGTGCATAATGTCAGAGATCGGTAACCGCCTTGGACAAGCATCCATCTACGTAGGTGTGGGGAAGTGCTGGATTCTGCAGAAGGAATACGATAAG GCTTTGGACTCATTGCAAAGAGCACATGATCTGGCCGAGGCGACTGGAAACAAG CTGTGTATCCTGAAGATGCACAGCCTGTGTGAAAGCATCTACCGCTGTAAGGAGCAGCAGGACGAGTTGAGAGAGCAGGTGGTGAAGTTCCTGCAGTGTGTGGAAGAGCTAGAGCTCTACTGTGGCATGTGCGGGGAGTCCATCGGAGAGAAGAACCAGCAGCTGCAGGCTTTGCCCTGCTCTCACATTTTCCACCTCaa GTGTCTGCAGACAAACGGCACAAAGGGCTGCCCAAAATGCCATCGTTCTTCAGTGAAGCTGGGTTTTGTATGA
- the LOC122363112 gene encoding nuclear factor 7, ovary-like isoform X3, whose protein sequence is MDQEGSFTMEDLQCPACCEVFEIPVTLSCNHSFCKTCVQTHWGRMGTRQCPLCRRTERSSRPPINLRLKLATDVFKKKPEQFMAKSVERCSRHNEQLKLFCRKDAELICITCTSSRSHKNHEYCPIAEAASDIMKELINRYNPLKKQLTTVEKLKESLVELETYIQECKEAIKRTSYTAHETEYPKKALIDVLQYLGSLKHGVWKRMERDVHFSSVNFDPNTAHPNFFIKDELTTISYGKKQQLPDNPERCTSRMSVLAANGFESGKQRWDVEVAYSKEWYIGVARESIKRKTTVFINPKEGFWVISNNEESYWAQTSPRTRLTLKAPPQVITVELDYDKGKVSFSDAADGGSIYTFKCKFNERIFPYFATGIKEGSTLKICAF, encoded by the exons ATGGATCAAGAAGGTTCTTTCACTATGGAGGACCTACAGTGTCCTGCGTGCTGTGAGGTCTTCGAGATCCCAGTCACACTGAGTTGCAATCATAGCTTCTGCAAGACCTGCGTTCAGACACACTGGGGCCGTATGGGAACACGGCAGTGTCCTCTGTGCCGCCGTACAGAACGCTCATCCAGGCCTCCGATCAATTTGCGTCTAAAGCTAGCTACGGATGTCTTCAAAAAAAAGCCGGAGCAGTTCATGGCAAAATCGGTGGAGCGTTGCTCAAGACACAACGAGCAATTGAAGCTTTTTTGTCGGAAAGACGCAGAACTTATCTGCATTACTTGCACGTCATCAAGGAGTCACAAAAATCACGAGTACTGCCCGATTGCTGAAGCAGCATCAGACATAATG AAAGAGCTCATAAATAGGTACAACCCTTTGAAAAAACAACTAACCACCGTCGAAAAGTTAAAGGAGAGCTTGGTGGAACTGGAAACGTACATACAG GAATGTAAGGAGGCAATAAAACG GACTAGCTACACTGCTCATGAAACAGAATATCCAAAAAAGGCACTCATAGATGTGCTTCAGTACCTTGGATCATTAAAGCATGGGGTCTGGAAAAGAATGGAAAGAGATGTACACTTCT CCTCTGTCAATTttgatccaaacacagcacatcCTAACTTCTTCATCAAAGATGAACTCACCACCATCAGCTATGGGAAAAAACAGCAACTTCCAGACAACCCTGAACGCTGCACGAGCCGCATGTCAGTACTCGCTGCTAACGGTTTTGAGTCAGGAAAGCAGCGCTGGGATGTAGAGGTGGCATACAGCAAAGAGTGGTACATCGGGGTGGCACGAGAGTCAATAAAAAGGAAGACAACAGTTTTTATCAACCCAAAAGAGGGTTTCTGGGTAATTTCAAACAATGAGGAATCCTACTGGGCTCAGACATCTCCTCGCACACGACTAACCCTGAAAGCCCCCCCACAGGTCATCACGGTTGAACTGGACTATGATAAAGGAAAGGTTTCCTTTTCTGACGCTGCAGATGGTGGCAGTATTTACACgtttaaatgtaagtttaaTGAGAGAATCTTCCCTTACTTTGCCACTGGTATAAAAGAGGGGAGCACGCTTAAAAtctgtgcattttaa
- the kbtbd4 gene encoding kelch repeat and BTB domain-containing protein 4, whose translation MESSEDGGYSVGGPSGDENYFQGYTFTDRSHSSRVVKSIMDLCLEDGLFADVTVTVDSKEFQLHRLVLSAQSCFFRSMFTSNLREAFDRNIELKDVSAPVFQSLVDYIYHGTIKLRVEDLQDTYEMADMYQLTALFEECSRFLSRTVDVKNCLQVMWLADRHSDQELYTAAKHCAKIHLVQLHQTEEFLNLPLCLLMDIIKDGVPSSQNPTAAIESWINHNKVEREEYLDMLLDSLKEIGEKVHIYLIGKEDTRTHSLAVSLHCDEDDAISVSGQNSLCHQITAACKHGADLYVVGGSIPRRMWKCNMHTMDWERCAPLPRDRLHHTLVSVSTEDAIYSLGGKTLQDTLSNAVIYYTVQDNIWKETTQLDTAVSGAAGVNLGGTIYLLGGEENDMDFFTKPSRLIQCFDTATQRCHTKPYMLPFAGCMHATAHKDLIFVVAEGDSLVCYNPLLDSFTRLRFPEVWSCVPSLWKVASCNGCIYVFRDKCKKGDANTLKLNPATSVVSVIKGIKILLTNWQFVLA comes from the exons ATGGAGTCCAGTGAAGACGGGGGTTACAGTGTTGGAGGTCCATCAGGGGATGAAAACTACTTCCAGGGCTACACCTTCACCGATCGCTCCCATTCCAGCCGTGTCGTGAAGAGCATCATGGACTTGTGTCTGGAAGATGGTTTGTTTGCAGATGTTACCGTCACCGTGGACAGCAAAGAGTTCCAGCTTCACCGCCTCGTGCTCTCTGCACAAAGCTGCTTCTTCAGGTCCATGTTCACCTCTAACCTCAGAGAAGCTTTTGATCGTAATATTGAGCTGAAGGATGTCAGTGCGCCAGTCTTCCAGTCGCTGGTTGACTACATCTACCATGGGACGATCAAACTAAGAGTGGAAGACCTGCAGGACACTTATGAGATGGCTGATATGTATCAGCTCACTGCCCTGTTTGAGGAGTGCTCTCGCTTCCTGTCACGAACTGTGGATGTCAAGAACTGCCTTCAG GTGATGTGGTTGGCAGATAGGCACAGTGACCAAGAGTTGTATACAGCTGCCAAGCACTGTGCGAAGATTCACCTGGTTCAGCTGCACCAGACAGAGGAGTTCCTGAACTTGCCGTTGTGCCTTCTCATGGATATCATTAAAG atgGTGTGCCAAGCTCACAAAATCCTACTGCAGCTATTGAATCTTGGATAAATCACAATAAAGTCGAACGAGAGGAGTATTTGGATATGCTTCTAGACAGCCTAAAG gaaATTGGTGAAAAAGTTCACATATACTTAATTGGGAAAgaagacacacgcacacactcattGGCAGTGTCTCTTCATTGTGATGAGGATGACGCCATCAGCGTAAGCGGCCAGAACAGCTTGTGTCACCAGATCACAGCTGCCTGCAAGCATGGGGCAGATCTGTATGTCGTAGGGGGCTCCATACCACGACGCATGTGGAAATGCAACATGCACACTATGGACTGGGAGCGCTGCGCCCCTCTGCCCCGGGACCGTCTGCACCACACGTtagtttctgtgtccacagaggATGCCATATACTCATTGGGAGGCAAGACCCTCCAGGACACTCTCTCCAATGCTGTCATTTACTACACGGTACAGGACAATATATGGAAAGAGACCACTCAACTAGACACAGCCGTGTCAGGTGCAGCTGGAGTCAATTTGGGAGGCACCATTTACCTTTTGGGCGGGGAGGAAAATGACATGGACTTCTTTACCAAACCATCTCGCCTTATCCAGTGCTTTGACACGGCCACACAGAGGTGTCATACCAAGCCCTACATGCTGCCTTTTGCCGGATGCATGCATGCCACCGCACATAAGGATCTTATCTTTGTGGTGGCAGAGGGAGACTCTCTGGTGTGCTATAACCCACTGCTGGACAGCTTCACTCGGCTGCGCTTTCCTGAAGTGTGGAGCTGTGTACCATCTCTGTGGAAAGTGGCCAGCTGCAACGGATGCATCTACGTTTTTAGGGACAAATGCAAGAAAGGCGACGCAAACACTTTGAAGTTGAATCCTGCCACGTCGGTTGTCTCTGTAATCAAGGGAATCAAAATCCTCCTCACAAATTGGCAGTTTGTTTTGGCCTGA
- the LOC122363152 gene encoding protein FAM180A, whose translation MLLTQIKVACVVLCLIGFREPWNTSDVTAVLHGGLAHQGFIRSENDANLMFEFLWSGLEIDADNNIVMRDQEIASMRQGRAFLSLINDSIPKTVSAMENLLAELEKQDNSFTQARFETLLLGTVYSAYQARNQRLESEQQAWKDILGRLANVTFVQLRRS comes from the exons aTGTTGTTGACTCAGATTAAAGTGGCATGTGTCGTCCTGTGCCTTATTGGCTTCAGGGAGCCCTGGAATACCTCAG ATGTTACAGCAGTTCTGCACGGAGGACTCGCACATCAAGGTTTCATCAGATCTGAAAATGATGCTAACCTGATGTTTGAG TTCTTATGGAGTGGACTTGAGATTGATGCTGACAATAACATTGTCATGCGAGATCAAGAAATTGCATCAATGCGACAAGGGCGAGCTTTCTTATCTCTTATAAACGACAGCATCCCAAAAACTGTCTCTGCAATGGAGAATTTACTGGCTGAGCTGGAGAAGCAAGACAACTCTTTTACTCAGGCCCGTTTTGAGACCCTCCTCCTTGGGACCGTCTATTCAGCCTATCAAGCACGAAACCAGAGGCTAGAGTCCGAGCAGCAGGCCTGGAAGGACATTCTTGGTCGTTTGGCAAATGTTACTTTCGTTCAGCTACGCAGGTCTTAA
- the LOC122363112 gene encoding zinc-binding protein A33-like isoform X2, whose protein sequence is MDQEGSFTMEDLQCPACCEVFEIPVTLSCNHSFCKTCVQTHWGRMGTRQCPLCRRTERSSRPPINLRLKLATDVFKKKPEQFMAKSVERCSRHNEQLKLFCRKDAELICITCTSSRSHKNHEYCPIAEAASDIMKELINRYNPLKKQLTTVEKLKESLVELETYIQKQAAETAAEVKQEYEKLHKILREEETARLIVLENERKSKTAVVREKLEEVNKSIKELSDITIYIDPIIIADDLTFLKECKEAIKRTSYTAHETEYPKKALIDVLQYLGSLKHGVWKRMERDVHFSSVNFDPNTAHPNFFIKDELTTISYGKKQQLPDNPERCTSRMSVLAANGFESGKQRWDVEVAYSKEWYIGVARESIKRKTTVFINPKEGFWVISNNEESYWAQTSPRTRLTLKAPPQVITVELDYDKGKVSFSDAADGGSIYTFKCKFNERIFPYFATGIKEGSTLKICAF, encoded by the exons ATGGATCAAGAAGGTTCTTTCACTATGGAGGACCTACAGTGTCCTGCGTGCTGTGAGGTCTTCGAGATCCCAGTCACACTGAGTTGCAATCATAGCTTCTGCAAGACCTGCGTTCAGACACACTGGGGCCGTATGGGAACACGGCAGTGTCCTCTGTGCCGCCGTACAGAACGCTCATCCAGGCCTCCGATCAATTTGCGTCTAAAGCTAGCTACGGATGTCTTCAAAAAAAAGCCGGAGCAGTTCATGGCAAAATCGGTGGAGCGTTGCTCAAGACACAACGAGCAATTGAAGCTTTTTTGTCGGAAAGACGCAGAACTTATCTGCATTACTTGCACGTCATCAAGGAGTCACAAAAATCACGAGTACTGCCCGATTGCTGAAGCAGCATCAGACATAATG AAAGAGCTCATAAATAGGTACAACCCTTTGAAAAAACAACTAACCACCGTCGAAAAGTTAAAGGAGAGCTTGGTGGAACTGGAAACGTACATACAG AAACAAGCTGCTGAAACTGCTGCAGAAGTAAAGCAAGAGTATGAAAAGTTACATAAAATCCTGAGGGAGGAGGAAACAGCTCGACTCATTGTACTtgaaaatgagagaaagagcAAGACTGCAGTTGTGAGAGAGAAACTGGAGGAGGTCAATAAAAGCATCAAAGAGCTCTCTGACATCACCATATACATAGATCCCATCATAATAGCAGATGATCTGACATTTCTAAAG GAATGTAAGGAGGCAATAAAACG GACTAGCTACACTGCTCATGAAACAGAATATCCAAAAAAGGCACTCATAGATGTGCTTCAGTACCTTGGATCATTAAAGCATGGGGTCTGGAAAAGAATGGAAAGAGATGTACACTTCT CCTCTGTCAATTttgatccaaacacagcacatcCTAACTTCTTCATCAAAGATGAACTCACCACCATCAGCTATGGGAAAAAACAGCAACTTCCAGACAACCCTGAACGCTGCACGAGCCGCATGTCAGTACTCGCTGCTAACGGTTTTGAGTCAGGAAAGCAGCGCTGGGATGTAGAGGTGGCATACAGCAAAGAGTGGTACATCGGGGTGGCACGAGAGTCAATAAAAAGGAAGACAACAGTTTTTATCAACCCAAAAGAGGGTTTCTGGGTAATTTCAAACAATGAGGAATCCTACTGGGCTCAGACATCTCCTCGCACACGACTAACCCTGAAAGCCCCCCCACAGGTCATCACGGTTGAACTGGACTATGATAAAGGAAAGGTTTCCTTTTCTGACGCTGCAGATGGTGGCAGTATTTACACgtttaaatgtaagtttaaTGAGAGAATCTTCCCTTACTTTGCCACTGGTATAAAAGAGGGGAGCACGCTTAAAAtctgtgcattttaa